A stretch of the Pseudochaenichthys georgianus unplaced genomic scaffold, fPseGeo1.2 scaffold_1062_arrow_ctg1, whole genome shotgun sequence genome encodes the following:
- the LOC117440597 gene encoding olfactory receptor 51L1-like, protein MKSNSSLNPPYFQFTLFADFGPLRYLFFILCLFIFVTIVSANMVIILAVFLQKSLHQPMYIFISCLCVNSLYGSAGFFPRFLQDILSDSHLVSRPLCFIQVYVIYTYASYEMTILTIMAYDRFIAICQPLHYHSKMTFKWVQVLVLVAVVYPVFTIGFCLYLTVRLPLCGNKLNRIFCSNWPVVQLSCVDTTLNNIAGQFVLVTIIFIPMFFVLYTYLRILLVCRRRSSEFRGKALQTCLPHIVSFMTYSISLFLEVSLTRFEADQLNPSVAVILSLAYLIIPPLNNPIVYGLGLPQIKGGVLRFLKKGPAAEI, encoded by the coding sequence ATGAAGAGCAACAGCAGCCTGAACCCTCCCTACTTTCAGTTCACCCTGTTTGCAGACTTTGGGCCCCTCAGATACCTGTTCTTCATCTTGTGTCTGTTCATTTTTGTGACTATAGTCTCTGCTAACATGGTCATTATTCTGGCAGTGTTCCTGCAGAAGTCTCTGCATCAGCCCATGTATATTTTCATCAGCTGTCTGTGTGTAAACTCTCTGTATGGCTCAGCTGGATTCTTCCCCAGGTTCCTGCAGGACATCCTCTCTGACTCTCATTTGGTCTCACGCCCATTATGCTTTATTCAGGTGTATGTTATTTATACCTATGCTTCCTATGAGATGACCATCCTCACCATCATGGCCTACGATAGGTTCATTGCTATCTGTCAGCCCTTACACTACCACAGTAAAATGACCTTCAAATGGGTGCAGGTTCTTGTGCTCGTTGCTGTTGTATACCCAGTATTTACTATTGGCTTCTGCCTCTATCTTACTGTTAGATTACCGCTGTGTGGAAATAAACTGAACCGGATTTTCTGCTCTAACTGGCCTGTGGTGcagctctcctgtgtggacaccACTCTGAACAACATAGCTGGTCAGTTTGTCCTGGTGACCATCATCTTCATCCCCATGTTCTTCGTCCTGTACACATATCTACGGATTCTGCTGGTCTGCAGGAGGAGATCGTCTGAATTCAGAGGAAAGGCGTTACAAACCTGCCTGCCTCACATCGTGTCCTTTATGACCTACTCCATCTCTCTCTTCCTCGAGGTGTCTTTGACTCGATTTGAGGCTGATCAACTGAATCCAAGCGTCGCAGTTATTTTGTCTTTAGCGTATCTGATCATTCCCCCCCTCAATAACCCTATCGTGTATGGCCTGGGTCTGCCTCAAATCAAAGGAGGCGTGTTAAGATTTCTGAAGAAGGGCCCTGCTGCTGAAATATAA